The following coding sequences are from one Candidatus Methylomirabilota bacterium window:
- a CDS encoding pyridoxal-phosphate dependent enzyme — MDWRCRCGAPWALQPVHAVLPREKLPARPRSLWRYHEALPVAAAAVTLGEGMTPLVPSRDGRLLFKVETANPTGSFKDRGAAVLLTELRAAGADQIVEDSSGNAGAAIAAYSARAGIRATIYVPQATGPGKLAQIEAYGARVVRVPGTREEVARAAQEAPGVYASHCWSPTFFHGTKTVAFELWEQLDGTVPDWVVSPVGHGTLLLGLALGFRELLGARAIPRLPRLLGVQSAGCAPLAGPPLGRSVGSGDTVAEGIRIRTPVRAAEIEAAVLESGGGWAIVDDAEVRAARARLGAEGLFVEPTAAVAPAAAWRMLARGELGAAPVIVVPLTGHGLKAPSGP; from the coding sequence GTGGACTGGCGATGCCGGTGCGGGGCGCCATGGGCGCTCCAGCCCGTCCACGCCGTCCTGCCGCGGGAGAAGCTTCCCGCGCGGCCCCGATCCCTCTGGCGGTACCACGAGGCCCTCCCGGTGGCCGCGGCGGCGGTGACGCTCGGGGAAGGGATGACACCGCTCGTCCCCTCGCGCGACGGTCGCCTCCTCTTCAAGGTGGAGACCGCGAACCCTACCGGCTCGTTCAAGGACCGCGGCGCGGCCGTCCTGCTGACGGAGCTGCGCGCGGCCGGCGCCGATCAGATCGTCGAGGACTCGTCCGGGAACGCGGGCGCTGCCATCGCCGCCTACAGCGCGCGGGCGGGAATCCGCGCGACCATCTACGTGCCACAGGCCACCGGGCCAGGCAAGCTCGCCCAGATCGAGGCCTATGGCGCCCGTGTGGTCCGCGTGCCCGGGACCCGGGAGGAGGTCGCCCGCGCGGCCCAGGAGGCACCGGGCGTCTACGCGAGCCACTGCTGGAGCCCGACCTTCTTTCACGGCACCAAGACCGTCGCCTTCGAGCTGTGGGAGCAGCTCGACGGAACGGTGCCCGACTGGGTCGTCTCGCCGGTCGGCCACGGCACGCTCTTGCTCGGTCTGGCCCTCGGGTTCCGGGAGCTCCTCGGCGCGCGCGCGATCCCGCGGCTGCCGCGCCTGCTCGGCGTTCAGAGCGCGGGGTGCGCGCCGCTGGCGGGGCCGCCCCTGGGCCGGTCGGTCGGGAGCGGTGACACCGTGGCCGAGGGGATTCGCATCCGGACGCCGGTCCGGGCGGCCGAGATCGAGGCCGCCGTCCTCGAGTCGGGAGGCGGCTGGGCGATCGTCGACGACGCCGAGGTCCGGGCGGCCCGAGCGCGGCTCGGGGCGGAGGGACTCTTCGTCGAGCCGACCGCCGCGGTGGCCCCGGCGGCGGCGTGGCGGATGCTCGCGCGCGGGGAGCTCGGCGCCGCGCCGGTCATCGTGGTGCCGCTGACCGGCCACGGCCTCAAGGCGCCCTCCGGACCATGA